In the Bernardetia sp. genome, one interval contains:
- a CDS encoding SRPBCC domain-containing protein: MAYQIQTSINIQSTPQKIWSILTDFKNYPNWNPFIKSIEGTPKVGNKIIAKIQPPNSNLMSFTPKVLVFDENKEFVWLGHLLFKGLFDGEHRFKLIDNQDGTTTFVQSENFKGLFVPIFKSQLDKNTRTGFELMNQKLKELAENE; the protein is encoded by the coding sequence ATGGCTTATCAAATTCAGACTTCTATCAATATTCAAAGTACACCTCAAAAAATTTGGTCAATTCTGACAGACTTTAAAAATTATCCAAATTGGAATCCATTTATAAAATCTATAGAAGGAACGCCAAAAGTAGGAAATAAAATAATAGCTAAAATTCAACCTCCTAATTCTAATTTAATGAGTTTTACACCAAAGGTTCTTGTTTTTGATGAAAATAAAGAATTTGTTTGGTTAGGACATTTATTATTTAAAGGTTTGTTTGATGGAGAACACCGTTTTAAGCTCATCGATAATCAAGATGGTACAACTACATTTGTTCAAAGTGAAAACTTCAAAGGCTTATTTGTTCCTATTTTCAAAAGTCAGCTAGACAAAAATACACGAACTGGTTTTGAACTGATGAATCAAAAACTAAAAGAATTAGCTGAAAACGAATAA
- a CDS encoding Crp/Fnr family transcriptional regulator has product MKKSSLELQTYISSYFGINQAQSLEKVSDLFEKVELRKGDFFLRENQHCNTLCFIKNGLLRIYALKDDREVTQWISTKGYFVTDISFFKLEGKSRWNIQALVNTDIYLITKRKYKMIETIEPKWFEFEKMFIVKCFEILENRVYSHLSMSAEERYNAYFKMNQEVFNQVPLQYIASLLGMSPETLSRIRRKQLEV; this is encoded by the coding sequence ATGAAAAAGTCTTCTTTAGAGTTACAAACTTATATTTCATCGTATTTTGGTATTAATCAAGCTCAAAGTCTTGAAAAAGTAAGTGATTTGTTTGAAAAAGTAGAACTTAGAAAAGGAGACTTTTTTCTTAGAGAAAATCAACATTGTAATACGCTCTGTTTTATCAAGAACGGTTTATTAAGAATTTATGCCCTCAAAGATGATAGAGAAGTTACACAATGGATTTCCACTAAAGGCTATTTTGTAACAGATATTTCATTTTTCAAATTGGAAGGAAAGTCTCGCTGGAATATACAGGCTTTAGTAAATACAGATATTTATCTGATCACAAAAAGGAAATACAAAATGATTGAAACTATTGAGCCCAAATGGTTTGAATTTGAAAAAATGTTTATTGTCAAATGCTTTGAAATATTAGAAAATAGAGTGTATAGTCATCTTTCTATGAGTGCAGAAGAAAGGTATAATGCATATTTCAAAATGAATCAAGAAGTTTTTAATCAAGTTCCATTGCAATACATTGCGTCTCTTTTAGGAATGAGTCCAGAAACGTTAAGCAGAATTAGAAGAAAACAACTGGAGGTTTAG